A window from Hymenobacter volaticus encodes these proteins:
- a CDS encoding aldehyde dehydrogenase family protein, with protein MFDPAEVAVVEGDKEVATELLKLPFDHIFFTGSPQVGKIVMRAAAEHLTSVTLELGGKSPVIVDETADLRDAAEKIMWGKGINAGQTCVAPDYLLVHEAVQEPLLAEMRAVVQRFYNANGQGVATSDSFARIVNQHHFERVAGMLEDAQQHGATVAMGGHVDAQQRFIEPTVLLNPTADSRVMQEEIFGPLLPIRTFSTLMQATDEVNSRPGRWRCTCSPRTRKTSATCCATFRRVARPSTKPSCN; from the coding sequence GTGTTTGATCCGGCGGAAGTAGCAGTGGTAGAAGGCGACAAGGAAGTGGCCACCGAACTGCTGAAGCTGCCCTTCGACCACATCTTCTTCACCGGTAGTCCGCAGGTAGGCAAAATCGTGATGCGGGCCGCCGCTGAACACCTCACTAGCGTCACGCTGGAGCTGGGCGGCAAAAGCCCAGTCATTGTGGATGAAACCGCCGACTTGCGCGATGCTGCCGAGAAAATCATGTGGGGCAAGGGCATCAACGCCGGCCAAACTTGCGTAGCCCCCGACTATCTGCTGGTACACGAAGCCGTACAGGAGCCACTGCTAGCCGAAATGCGAGCCGTGGTGCAGCGTTTCTACAATGCAAATGGCCAAGGCGTAGCCACCTCCGATTCGTTTGCGCGCATCGTGAACCAGCACCACTTCGAGCGGGTGGCCGGCATGCTGGAAGACGCGCAACAACACGGAGCCACAGTGGCGATGGGCGGCCACGTTGATGCCCAGCAGCGCTTTATTGAGCCCACGGTACTGCTGAACCCTACCGCCGACAGTCGCGTGATGCAAGAGGAGATATTCGGCCCGCTGCTGCCCATCCGTACTTTCAGCACCCTTATGCAAGCCACCGACGAGGTGAATTCGCGGCCCGGCCGTTGGCGCTGTACGTGTTCACCCAGAACAAGGAAAACCAGCGCTACTTGCTGCGCAACATTCCGGCGGGTGGCGCGGCCGTCAACGAAACCATCTTGCAACTAG
- a CDS encoding MFS transporter: MITTEISENPTAQRARIAIALFFFLSGFGFSTWASRIPTIQSQLSLDEAQLGGVLFALPTGLMLTLPVTSILLQRFNSRQVMLVGAVLYNVALALLGFAQETWQLVALLFCFGCSRNLLNISVNAQSVGVQALYDRSIIASFHGVWSVAGFAAAAVGSGLVAAGVLPKYHFLVVAVVLTAVAIYFFPNTLDIRPDPEKRKTGFSLPDKTLLKFGIIAFASMACEGTMYDWSGIYFEKAVHMSKETATIGFAVYMVAMTTGRFSGDWLANRYGVKPMLHYSGLLMTCGLGLAALVPVPLVAGLGFVLVGLGVSCVIPMVFSMAGRTSALSSGSAIAAVSMVGYFGFLVVPPVVGFVAKAANLRWSFGLVALLGAVVVALVQRVREPEPQVS, from the coding sequence ATGATAACAACAGAAATTTCGGAAAACCCTACGGCCCAGCGGGCGCGCATCGCTATTGCGCTGTTTTTCTTTTTATCGGGATTTGGGTTTTCGACGTGGGCTTCGCGCATTCCAACCATCCAAAGTCAATTGAGCCTCGATGAGGCGCAGCTAGGGGGCGTATTGTTTGCCTTGCCAACGGGCTTGATGCTCACGTTGCCCGTGACCAGCATCCTTCTGCAGCGCTTCAACAGTCGACAGGTTATGCTGGTGGGAGCAGTGCTCTACAATGTGGCGTTGGCCTTGTTGGGGTTTGCGCAGGAAACGTGGCAGTTGGTGGCGCTGCTGTTTTGCTTCGGCTGTTCGCGCAACCTGCTCAACATTTCGGTGAACGCGCAGTCAGTGGGAGTGCAAGCGCTCTACGACCGGTCTATCATTGCCAGTTTTCATGGCGTGTGGAGCGTAGCGGGCTTTGCCGCCGCCGCGGTAGGCTCGGGCTTAGTAGCAGCCGGGGTGTTGCCGAAGTACCACTTTCTGGTAGTGGCGGTGGTGCTGACGGCCGTGGCCATCTACTTTTTTCCGAATACCCTGGATATTCGCCCCGACCCAGAGAAGCGCAAAACAGGCTTCTCGTTACCCGATAAGACCCTCCTAAAATTCGGAATTATTGCCTTTGCCTCCATGGCCTGCGAGGGCACGATGTACGACTGGAGCGGCATCTACTTCGAGAAAGCCGTGCACATGAGCAAGGAAACGGCCACCATCGGGTTTGCTGTGTACATGGTGGCCATGACCACCGGCCGCTTCAGCGGCGACTGGCTGGCCAACCGCTACGGCGTGAAGCCGATGCTGCACTACAGCGGCCTACTCATGACCTGCGGCTTAGGCCTGGCCGCGCTGGTTCCGGTGCCGCTGGTAGCGGGCCTTGGGTTTGTGCTGGTGGGACTTGGCGTTTCGTGCGTGATTCCGATGGTGTTCAGCATGGCCGGCCGCACGTCGGCGCTAAGCTCGGGTTCGGCCATTGCCGCCGTTTCGATGGTGGGCTATTTTGGGTTTTTGGTGGTGCCCCCGGTTGTGGGCTTTGTGGCTAAGGCAGCTAACCTGCGGTGGTCGTTTGGGCTGGTGGCACTGTTAGGAGCCGTAGTGGTGGCGTTGGTGCAGCGCGTACGAGAACCCGAGCCACAGGTGTCGTAG
- a CDS encoding amidohydrolase family protein — MRQYLLLLAMALHLPVAAQTQPGSLADSGTFVLHKFEQPIGKETYRLTRTAQTLTYDVDFRFVDRGATVPLQAKLVVTPDLSPVSLAIKGSTSRFSTINDTIRIQGQTARIQVNDKVETRPLAPLSFPVAGYSPGTVQMVLLQYWQQHGRPTSLPILPTGTVRITHDGQDKLTFQNKPLVLERYVLKGLVWGNELLWTDQQGRLMCVITNDAEGDKLEMMWQPYESLLPTLIGKAATYGMRLFTSATDAATTKPKSVLAITGGTVVDVVQGRTIPNAVVLVENGKIKQVGAAGTVKIPKKVEVIRADGQTILPGLWDMHAHFQQPEWGPAYLAAGVTTVRDCGNEFSYINAIQQAIDAGQGVGPHILKAGIIDGDGPGALGIVRANTPAEAAQVVQRYKANGFAQIKLYSSLKPEIVRAICTEAHRVGLSVTGHIPEGMTIYQGVQAGMDQVNHIQYVAKAMPRNPDRSINFQDTASTRVLQFLKQHQTVIDPTEGVYEMFLRSTKDDIKALEPAFAGLPQALQPLFLNMGMPPADADKARPFQKSLVALVKILYDNGIPIVAGTDMVFPGTSLARELELYVEAGLTPMQALQTATITPARVMKQDQRTGSVEAGKQADLIIIDGNPLQQIRDVRKVKLVLKDGRLYEPARMRQLADYQQ, encoded by the coding sequence ATGAGACAGTATTTGCTATTGCTAGCTATGGCTTTGCACCTGCCAGTCGCCGCCCAAACGCAACCTGGCAGCCTGGCCGACAGTGGCACGTTTGTGCTCCACAAATTCGAGCAGCCGATTGGCAAAGAAACGTACCGGCTTACCCGCACCGCGCAAACCCTGACTTACGACGTGGATTTCCGGTTTGTGGACCGGGGCGCGACGGTGCCGTTGCAAGCTAAGCTGGTCGTGACGCCGGACCTGTCGCCCGTGAGTTTGGCTATCAAAGGCAGTACCTCGCGCTTTTCTACTATTAACGATACCATCCGGATTCAAGGGCAGACGGCTCGTATTCAAGTGAATGACAAAGTGGAGACGCGGCCGTTGGCACCGTTGAGTTTTCCGGTAGCGGGCTATTCGCCGGGTACCGTGCAGATGGTGCTCTTGCAGTACTGGCAGCAGCATGGTCGGCCCACTAGCCTTCCTATTTTGCCCACCGGCACCGTCCGCATCACCCACGATGGACAAGACAAGCTCACCTTCCAAAACAAGCCGCTGGTGCTGGAGCGCTACGTATTGAAGGGCTTGGTATGGGGCAACGAATTGCTCTGGACCGATCAGCAAGGCCGACTGATGTGCGTCATCACCAACGACGCCGAAGGCGACAAGCTGGAAATGATGTGGCAACCCTATGAAAGCCTGCTTCCTACGCTCATCGGCAAGGCAGCCACCTACGGCATGCGACTATTTACCTCAGCCACGGATGCCGCAACCACCAAACCAAAGTCGGTGCTGGCCATTACGGGTGGTACGGTGGTAGATGTGGTGCAGGGCCGCACGATTCCGAATGCGGTGGTGCTCGTTGAAAACGGGAAGATCAAGCAGGTTGGGGCGGCCGGCACCGTAAAGATTCCCAAGAAAGTGGAAGTAATTCGTGCGGACGGGCAAACCATACTGCCGGGATTGTGGGACATGCACGCACACTTTCAGCAGCCCGAATGGGGACCTGCTTATTTGGCCGCCGGCGTCACGACGGTGCGCGACTGTGGCAATGAGTTCAGCTACATCAACGCCATTCAGCAGGCCATTGATGCGGGCCAGGGCGTGGGGCCGCACATCCTCAAGGCTGGTATTATTGATGGCGACGGACCCGGCGCACTAGGCATCGTGCGGGCCAATACGCCTGCCGAAGCCGCGCAGGTGGTGCAGCGCTACAAAGCCAATGGCTTCGCCCAAATCAAGCTTTATAGCTCGCTGAAACCGGAAATCGTACGGGCCATTTGCACCGAAGCGCACCGTGTGGGGCTAAGCGTCACTGGCCATATTCCCGAGGGCATGACTATTTATCAGGGGGTGCAGGCCGGCATGGACCAAGTGAACCACATTCAATATGTGGCAAAGGCCATGCCGCGCAACCCCGACCGGTCCATCAACTTTCAAGATACGGCCAGCACCCGGGTGCTCCAGTTCCTCAAGCAGCATCAAACGGTTATCGACCCCACGGAGGGCGTGTACGAAATGTTTCTGCGCTCCACCAAAGACGACATCAAGGCACTAGAGCCGGCCTTTGCCGGGTTGCCCCAAGCTCTGCAACCCCTGTTCCTGAACATGGGCATGCCGCCCGCTGATGCCGACAAAGCCCGGCCCTTCCAAAAAAGCCTGGTTGCTCTCGTTAAAATATTGTACGACAACGGTATACCCATTGTGGCGGGCACCGACATGGTTTTCCCTGGCACGAGCTTGGCGCGAGAGTTGGAACTGTATGTGGAGGCCGGTCTTACGCCCATGCAAGCTCTGCAAACTGCCACCATCACGCCTGCCCGCGTAATGAAGCAAGACCAGCGCACCGGTTCCGTCGAAGCCGGCAAGCAAGCCGACCTAATTATCATCGATGGCAACCCCTTGCAGCAGATACGCGACGTCCGCAAGGTGAAGCTGGTGCTGAAAGACGGCCGCCTATACGAGCCCGCGCGTATGCGCCAGCTAGCGGATTATCAGCAGTAA
- a CDS encoding pseudouridine synthase, giving the protein MLHRHFLVHKPYGYLSQFMSNNPSEARKKRFLGELHDFPEGTMPIGRLDEHSEGLLLLTTDGRVSEQIRRKDVEKEYFAQVDGLVTDEAVAQLQQGVEIGLADGKYQTLPCAAYRLSAPPDLPPRTRHIRSDRHGPTSWVSITVTEGKYRQVRKMTAAAGFPTLRLVRVRIGNIWLGDLAPGEVREVAEFEVKAEAVELRN; this is encoded by the coding sequence ATGCTTCATCGTCACTTCCTCGTTCACAAACCCTACGGCTACCTCAGCCAGTTTATGAGCAACAACCCAAGCGAGGCCCGCAAAAAGCGCTTCCTAGGTGAGCTGCACGACTTTCCAGAGGGCACCATGCCTATTGGGCGACTCGACGAGCATAGCGAGGGGCTGCTCCTGCTCACCACTGATGGCCGCGTGAGTGAGCAAATTCGCCGCAAAGACGTGGAGAAGGAATACTTCGCCCAAGTCGATGGCCTCGTCACCGATGAAGCCGTGGCGCAGCTTCAGCAAGGCGTAGAAATAGGCCTCGCCGATGGTAAATACCAAACCTTGCCTTGCGCTGCCTATCGCCTTTCTGCTCCTCCTGATCTGCCACCTCGCACCCGCCACATTCGCTCCGACCGACACGGCCCTACCAGTTGGGTGAGCATCACCGTCACGGAAGGCAAGTACCGGCAGGTGCGCAAGATGACGGCCGCCGCGGGCTTCCCTACGCTTCGCCTAGTCCGGGTGCGCATCGGCAACATCTGGCTCGGCGACCTCGCGCCAGGCGAGGTGCGAGAAGTGGCAGAATTTGAGGTGAAAGCAGAGGCAGTGGAACTAAGAAACTGA
- the bla gene encoding subclass B1 metallo-beta-lactamase, which yields MSLRFLYSLRRLGLASFFLVCSVLLSAGAPPHPKLESLHLRVQRIAPDVYVHTSYRRYPGNPVPVPSNGLIVKTKTGALVVDTAWDPDQTMELLRWVADTLHQRVRLVVITHAHEDRLGGLPVLQANNIKVYCTPPTAEHAATLPFGVPTPAIKPYTVIRAGRTRLELFYPGPGHSPDNMVAWLPNQQVLFGGCLIKGADATALGNIDDANLKQWPVAVRAVASRYPKASLVVPGHGEWGDASMFKHTLELLHSPSSKPQTALSGQP from the coding sequence TTGTCTTTACGCTTCCTGTACTCTTTGCGCCGGCTAGGTCTGGCGAGCTTCTTTTTAGTTTGTTCGGTTTTGCTGTCGGCCGGCGCACCCCCTCACCCAAAGCTGGAATCCCTTCACCTACGGGTGCAGCGCATTGCCCCGGATGTATATGTGCATACCTCTTACCGCCGCTACCCCGGCAATCCGGTGCCGGTACCATCCAACGGCCTTATCGTCAAGACCAAAACCGGGGCTTTGGTAGTAGACACGGCTTGGGACCCCGACCAAACCATGGAACTGTTGCGCTGGGTGGCCGATACCTTGCACCAACGGGTGCGCCTGGTGGTTATCACCCACGCGCACGAAGACAGATTGGGCGGCTTGCCCGTACTGCAAGCCAACAATATTAAAGTGTATTGCACGCCACCTACCGCCGAGCACGCCGCTACACTGCCGTTCGGCGTACCCACGCCGGCCATCAAGCCTTACACCGTAATTCGGGCGGGCCGTACCCGGCTGGAGTTGTTCTACCCCGGCCCCGGCCACTCCCCAGACAACATGGTAGCCTGGCTCCCCAACCAGCAAGTACTTTTCGGTGGCTGCCTCATAAAAGGTGCCGACGCTACTGCACTAGGCAACATCGATGATGCCAACCTGAAGCAGTGGCCGGTAGCTGTGCGTGCAGTAGCATCGCGCTATCCGAAAGCGAGCTTAGTTGTGCCGGGCCATGGCGAGTGGGGGGATGCCAGCATGTTCAAACATACCCTGGAGCTGTTGCACTCCCCAAGCAGCAAACCGCAGACTGCGCTAAGCGGCCAGCCGTAA
- a CDS encoding major royal jelly family protein — protein MKRFLLPLLVVLTSLPLLTSCKDDNDEQPDTPTLPGTTLAQTATSQVQWTGVAVMRDGRIFANFPRMETDTIPYSVAEIRNTQAIAFPDTTWNNWKPSLPAQNRFVCVQSVYTDANNFLWVLDAGSPQMRGVVRGGAKLLKFDSNTRQLVQRIDFDETVAYPAGYLNDVRVDTERNFAYITDSNQGAIIVVNLTTGRSRRLLGNNPTTKSENLILTVEGRVWRNRSGKLPSLDSDGLALSPDREYIYYHALTARTLYRIGTQYLRDESLPAGQLSQRVEPVGDTGPTDGMIFDPAGNLYFTSIELNAVTRLTTEGKLQIVVQDQQLKWPDSFSFGPDGGLYVTTSQLHIPRSQRTEPYQIFKVTLPQ, from the coding sequence ATGAAACGCTTTTTACTTCCGTTGCTCGTCGTTCTGACCAGCTTGCCTTTGCTGACCAGCTGCAAAGACGACAACGACGAACAACCCGACACCCCTACTCTACCAGGCACTACGCTGGCCCAAACGGCAACTTCGCAGGTTCAGTGGACCGGTGTGGCCGTGATGCGCGACGGCCGCATCTTCGCCAATTTCCCGCGGATGGAGACTGATACAATACCTTACTCAGTGGCCGAAATTCGCAACACGCAGGCTATTGCTTTTCCTGATACCACCTGGAACAACTGGAAGCCGTCGTTGCCGGCCCAAAACCGCTTTGTGTGCGTGCAAAGCGTGTACACCGATGCCAACAACTTCCTGTGGGTGCTCGACGCGGGCTCGCCCCAGATGCGGGGGGTGGTGCGCGGCGGGGCTAAGCTGCTGAAGTTCGACTCCAACACCCGCCAGCTAGTGCAGCGCATCGACTTCGACGAAACAGTGGCCTACCCTGCGGGCTATCTCAACGACGTGCGCGTGGATACAGAGCGTAACTTCGCTTACATCACCGATTCCAACCAGGGCGCCATCATTGTGGTGAACCTGACTACCGGCCGGAGCCGCCGTTTACTGGGCAACAACCCCACCACCAAATCCGAAAATCTGATTTTGACGGTCGAAGGCCGGGTCTGGCGCAACCGCAGTGGGAAGCTCCCCTCCCTCGACTCCGATGGCCTAGCACTTTCGCCAGACCGGGAATACATCTACTACCACGCCCTCACGGCCCGTACGCTTTACCGCATCGGCACGCAGTACCTGCGCGACGAATCGTTGCCGGCTGGCCAGCTAAGCCAACGCGTGGAGCCGGTGGGTGACACTGGCCCCACCGACGGCATGATTTTCGACCCAGCCGGCAATCTGTATTTCACTTCCATCGAGCTAAACGCCGTAACGCGACTTACGACGGAGGGCAAGCTTCAAATTGTGGTTCAGGACCAACAACTGAAGTGGCCTGATAGCTTCTCCTTTGGTCCCGATGGAGGACTGTACGTTACAACCTCGCAGCTGCACATTCCCCGTTCGCAACGGACCGAGCCTTATCAGATCTTTAAGGTCACCCTTCCGCAGTAA
- a CDS encoding T9SS type A sorting domain-containing protein, translated as MPDAWETSMGLNPEDATDRNTRGANGYTMLENYLNGLTAPVLAVAASNSTTELLQAYPNPSQHELTLAHPVASRGASLTVYSFDGRKVLTLPAASGTRETHIRTADLARGSYLILYTDAQQRLSVKFSKD; from the coding sequence ATGCCTGATGCCTGGGAAACCAGCATGGGCCTTAACCCCGAAGATGCTACCGACCGCAACACCCGCGGCGCCAATGGCTACACCATGCTGGAAAACTACCTGAACGGCCTTACGGCTCCGGTACTAGCTGTTGCCGCTTCCAACTCAACCACTGAGCTACTTCAAGCATATCCTAACCCCTCCCAGCACGAACTAACGTTGGCGCACCCGGTAGCTAGCCGTGGCGCTAGCCTAACAGTTTACAGCTTCGATGGGCGCAAAGTACTAACCCTGCCCGCCGCTTCTGGTACGCGCGAAACCCACATCCGCACCGCTGATTTGGCGCGCGGCAGCTATCTGATTTTGTACACCGATGCTCAACAGCGCCTCTCAGTGAAATTCAGCAAGGACTAG
- a CDS encoding head GIN domain-containing protein, with the protein MKSFTFFNALAVSALIGLSACSTSEAQQVRQVSTFETVRASGAMDIYLRQGSTTEVKIDAAPELVDHIKTEVSGNTLRIYRDKKFSLSELMRSKSVKVYVTTPKLEGIEVSGACDVKGETPIKADNFHINASGASDVTLTLNANSVSTDASGASDIRLEGRVETQRVQLSGSSDYRASDLRSDKADIDASGASDAYVFVDEELSSRSSGASDVRNKGRARTR; encoded by the coding sequence ATGAAATCCTTTACGTTTTTTAATGCGTTGGCCGTGTCGGCGCTGATTGGGTTATCTGCCTGTTCTACTTCTGAGGCGCAGCAAGTGCGGCAAGTCAGCACTTTCGAAACTGTGAGGGCCAGCGGCGCAATGGACATCTACCTGCGCCAAGGGTCAACGACCGAAGTGAAAATAGATGCGGCTCCTGAACTAGTGGACCACATCAAAACAGAAGTATCGGGCAACACCCTCCGAATCTACCGAGACAAAAAATTCTCTCTCAGCGAATTGATGCGTAGCAAGTCGGTTAAAGTATACGTGACGACGCCCAAACTTGAAGGCATTGAAGTAAGTGGCGCCTGCGACGTGAAAGGCGAAACGCCCATCAAAGCCGACAACTTCCACATCAATGCTAGCGGCGCCTCCGATGTTACGCTCACCCTCAACGCCAATTCCGTCAGCACCGACGCCAGCGGCGCCTCCGACATCCGGCTCGAGGGCCGCGTGGAAACCCAGCGCGTGCAACTCAGCGGCAGCAGCGACTACCGCGCCTCCGACCTACGCAGCGACAAAGCCGACATTGATGCCTCCGGGGCCAGCGACGCCTATGTGTTCGTCGACGAGGAGCTATCCTCCCGCAGTTCCGGCGCCTCCGACGTGCGCAACAAAGGCCGAGCCCGTACGCGGTAG
- a CDS encoding T-complex 10 C-terminal domain-containing protein: protein MQKTLLLFSAAATLAATACTQDKPAAVDVATTPSADTAVVASRDGANTDTAAYRTDADALAARVAEDLKLTDTVVVTRIEKTYYTRGRRLNEATTRYTTDTTGRYAALRAINDETDQQVRTIIPDQYDTYTANRATYYDGTPYTAATPAPATASTAEAPARRRGPAIEKYEKKANGETKIKYANGKTVKIDKDGDTKVEYPNGTKVKRDADDGELKVKN, encoded by the coding sequence ATGCAGAAGACCCTGCTCTTGTTCTCGGCCGCTGCCACTCTTGCGGCCACCGCTTGCACTCAAGACAAACCCGCCGCTGTCGATGTCGCGACCACGCCGTCGGCTGACACGGCCGTAGTTGCAAGCCGCGACGGTGCCAATACCGATACGGCCGCCTACCGCACCGATGCTGACGCACTAGCTGCCCGCGTGGCGGAAGACCTTAAGCTGACCGATACCGTTGTGGTGACGCGCATCGAGAAAACGTACTACACCCGGGGCCGCCGCCTCAACGAGGCCACCACCCGCTACACCACCGATACCACCGGCCGCTACGCCGCACTGCGCGCCATCAACGACGAAACCGATCAGCAGGTGCGCACCATCATCCCCGATCAGTACGACACCTACACCGCCAACCGCGCCACCTATTACGACGGCACGCCCTACACAGCCGCTACGCCCGCACCCGCTACTGCCTCAACTGCGGAAGCGCCTGCCCGCCGCCGTGGCCCGGCCATCGAGAAGTACGAGAAGAAGGCCAACGGTGAAACCAAAATCAAATACGCCAACGGCAAGACCGTGAAAATAGATAAGGATGGCGATACGAAAGTGGAGTACCCAAACGGCACGAAAGTGAAGCGCGACGCCGACGACGGAGAACTGAAAGTGAAAAACTAA